One genomic window of Anaeromyxobacter diazotrophicus includes the following:
- a CDS encoding S46 family peptidase — protein sequence MKMLAAALSLAAGLGAARADEGMWTFNNFPSQKVEQQYGFRPTPAWLDQVRLASARLAQGCSASFVSSQGLVLTNHHCAHVCIEQLSTGQRDYVKSGFYARTQAEEPKCPALEVNQLVEITDVTARLNAATAGKEGAAYGEAQRAEMARVEKECQTSDRLRCEVVTLYQGGVYDLYKYKRYQDVRLAFAPEFAIAFFGGDPDNFMFPRYDLDVAFLRVYEDGQPARMEHFFRWSERGAKEGDLTFVSGNPGGTSRQLTVAQLEYARDVGLPDALLRLAELRGRLAEYRHRGAEQARHSNADLFYVENSYKALRGRLEALQDKTFFASKVAAEGKLRADLAKDPARAQRYLPAFDAIARAQADLKQLRRPLNQLERGLAFSGDLFRLARQLVRGAEERPKPNGQRLREFRDSALPAVTQALFSPAPIYPEFEKFQLAFSLEKLREALGADDPAVKKVLGQASPEELAERLVNGTKLADVGYRRKLWEGGQAAVAKAAEDDAMIALALRVDPDARAVRKRYEDGVEAVTKRNAELIAKARFETEGTNTYPDATFTPRLSYGTVKGYQENGREVRPLTTLGGAFERATGREPYALPQSWLDARARLDLATPFDMATTNDIIGGNSGSPVVDRDARVVGLVFDGNIQSLGGDYGFDPAQNRAVAVHGAAILEALAKVYRADRLVQELRSSAAR from the coding sequence ATGAAGATGCTCGCCGCCGCCCTCTCCCTCGCCGCCGGCCTCGGCGCCGCCCGCGCCGACGAGGGGATGTGGACCTTCAACAACTTTCCCTCCCAGAAGGTGGAGCAGCAGTACGGGTTCCGCCCCACCCCGGCGTGGCTCGACCAGGTCCGGCTCGCCTCGGCGCGGCTGGCCCAGGGCTGCTCGGCGAGCTTCGTGTCGAGCCAGGGGCTCGTGCTGACGAACCACCACTGCGCGCACGTCTGCATCGAGCAGCTCTCCACCGGCCAGCGCGACTACGTGAAGAGCGGGTTCTACGCGCGCACGCAGGCCGAGGAGCCGAAGTGCCCGGCGCTGGAGGTGAACCAGCTCGTGGAGATCACCGACGTCACCGCCCGGCTGAACGCCGCCACCGCCGGCAAGGAGGGGGCCGCGTACGGCGAGGCGCAGCGGGCGGAGATGGCGCGGGTGGAGAAGGAGTGCCAGACCTCGGACCGGCTGCGGTGCGAGGTGGTCACGCTCTACCAGGGCGGCGTGTACGACCTCTACAAGTACAAGCGGTACCAGGACGTGCGGCTCGCGTTCGCGCCCGAGTTCGCCATCGCGTTCTTCGGCGGCGATCCCGACAACTTCATGTTCCCCCGCTACGACCTCGACGTCGCCTTCCTGCGCGTCTACGAGGACGGCCAGCCGGCCAGGATGGAGCACTTCTTCCGCTGGTCGGAGCGCGGCGCGAAGGAGGGCGACCTCACCTTCGTCTCGGGCAACCCCGGCGGCACCTCCCGCCAGCTCACGGTGGCCCAGCTCGAGTACGCCCGCGACGTCGGCCTGCCGGACGCGCTCCTGCGCCTGGCCGAGCTGCGCGGCCGGCTCGCCGAGTACCGCCACCGCGGCGCCGAGCAGGCCCGCCACTCGAACGCCGACCTCTTCTACGTGGAGAACAGCTACAAGGCGCTGCGCGGGCGGCTGGAGGCGCTCCAGGACAAGACCTTCTTCGCCTCGAAGGTGGCGGCCGAGGGGAAGCTCCGCGCCGACCTGGCGAAGGACCCCGCGCGCGCGCAGCGGTACCTCCCCGCCTTCGACGCCATCGCTCGCGCCCAGGCCGACCTGAAGCAGCTCCGCCGCCCGCTCAACCAGCTCGAGCGCGGGCTGGCCTTCTCGGGCGACCTGTTCCGCCTCGCCCGGCAGCTCGTGCGCGGCGCCGAGGAGCGGCCCAAGCCCAACGGGCAGCGGCTGCGCGAGTTCCGCGACTCGGCGCTGCCGGCCGTCACCCAGGCGCTGTTCAGCCCGGCCCCCATCTACCCCGAGTTCGAGAAGTTCCAGCTCGCCTTCTCCCTCGAGAAGCTGCGCGAGGCGCTCGGCGCCGACGACCCGGCGGTGAAGAAGGTGCTGGGCCAGGCCTCGCCGGAGGAGCTGGCCGAGCGGCTGGTGAACGGGACGAAGCTCGCCGACGTCGGCTACCGGCGCAAGCTGTGGGAGGGCGGCCAGGCCGCCGTCGCGAAGGCGGCCGAGGACGACGCGATGATCGCGCTGGCGCTGCGCGTCGACCCCGACGCCCGCGCCGTGCGCAAGCGGTACGAGGACGGCGTGGAGGCGGTGACGAAGCGGAACGCGGAGCTCATCGCGAAGGCGCGCTTCGAGACGGAGGGGACGAACACCTACCCCGACGCGACCTTCACGCCGCGGCTCTCCTACGGCACCGTCAAGGGGTACCAGGAGAACGGCCGGGAGGTGCGGCCGCTCACCACGCTCGGCGGCGCCTTCGAGCGGGCGACCGGCCGCGAGCCGTACGCGCTGCCGCAGAGCTGGCTCGACGCCCGGGCCCGGCTCGACCTCGCCACCCCGTTCGACATGGCGACCACCAACGACATCATCGGGGGCAACTCCGGCTCGCCGGTGGTCGACCGCGACGCGCGCGTGGTGGGGCTCGTCTTCGACGGCAACATCCAGTCGCTCGGCGGGGACTACGGCTTCGACCCCGCGCAGAACCGGGCGGTGGCGGTGCACGGCGCCGCCATCCTGGAGGCGCTCGCGAAGGTCTACCGCGCCGACCGGCTGGTGCAGGAGCTGCGGTCGTCGGCCGCGCGCTGA
- the ybgF gene encoding tol-pal system protein YbgF, with the protein MKRASLLALLLASACWVPVERGRQMEARIQRLEGESELSARQLEEQRAVLRDRIAAADGKIAEVQKKLDELNATAHRTGADLAVNQDRLVEDVRRLSGTLEELAHRLDLVDQALAQQKSDTDARFAALKGSGALDELEARRKVEQLKLPSDKGEFLALAQAQEAKGERAVARVLYEDFVKRWPSDPRAADAHFRLGELWYGDKRWREAILEYGKVAQDFPRSDKAPDALLRTGESMLALDLKDDARGLFEEVVSRYPRSTAAQRAKARLHDLAAGGKKKPAPKRR; encoded by the coding sequence GTGAAGCGAGCCTCGCTCCTCGCCCTCCTCCTCGCCTCCGCCTGCTGGGTCCCCGTCGAGCGGGGCCGGCAGATGGAGGCGCGCATCCAGAGGCTGGAGGGCGAGAGCGAGCTCTCGGCGCGGCAGCTGGAAGAGCAGCGCGCCGTGCTGCGCGACCGGATCGCCGCGGCGGACGGGAAGATCGCCGAGGTCCAGAAGAAGCTCGACGAGCTCAACGCCACCGCGCACCGGACCGGCGCCGACCTGGCGGTGAACCAGGACCGCCTGGTCGAGGACGTGCGCCGGCTCTCCGGGACCCTGGAGGAGCTGGCGCACCGCCTCGATCTCGTCGATCAGGCGCTGGCGCAGCAGAAGAGCGACACCGACGCGCGCTTCGCCGCCCTCAAGGGCTCCGGCGCGCTCGACGAGCTCGAGGCCCGGCGGAAGGTGGAGCAGCTCAAGCTCCCCTCCGACAAGGGCGAGTTCCTCGCCCTGGCGCAGGCCCAGGAGGCCAAGGGAGAGCGCGCGGTCGCCCGCGTGCTCTACGAGGACTTCGTGAAGCGCTGGCCGAGCGACCCCCGCGCGGCCGACGCCCACTTCCGCCTGGGCGAGCTGTGGTACGGGGACAAGCGCTGGCGCGAGGCCATCCTCGAGTACGGCAAGGTGGCGCAGGACTTCCCCCGCTCGGACAAGGCCCCGGACGCGCTCCTGCGCACCGGCGAGTCGATGCTGGCGCTCGACCTCAAGGACGACGCGCGCGGCCTGTTCGAGGAGGTGGTGAGCCGGTACCCGCGCTCGACCGCCGCCCAGCGCGCCAAGGCGCGCCTGCACGACCTCGCGGCCGGCGGCAAGAAGAAGCCGGCCCCGAAGAGGCGCTGA
- a CDS encoding MXAN_5187 family protein: MNRLKVLVYVALVIAAGAAGVHLFSQWAAERTLRQLDRDLAAAAGSLQGRAPSLGPDGLAGAETLRGLRRELGADVTSISDGRVVQSTLPPQEAAMVASAGRDAGGRPASAGTLAPQRPIFDLPFPVPPLPLLLVQAPAHRVLTVPSPAGAGLVALSVSTAAALGPVLSGQWLGLATLLLLSLAGLVLVLAVTDEQRTVLPRELVAAADRVARGDFSARAPIMAGRLGTVAAALNRAAEAATAAAAPHPPAATGAAPLSPDQLAELPAPRPRRAPAPPPPTAPEPEPLAALDEPAPEAPAAAGGWPARAAEPAPAELSELSAPEPAPLAAPDPPREEEDATARDFFAAPAGASSLFDAAPPEAPAPVAPAPAAPAPVEPPARTQAWVAGDEDEEHWKATYQDFQRVRAECGEARDGVGYERFREKLQKNRDQLVERYGCRTVRFQVYVKEGKAALKASPVR; this comes from the coding sequence ATGAATCGACTCAAGGTCCTCGTCTACGTCGCGCTCGTCATCGCCGCGGGCGCCGCCGGCGTCCACCTCTTCTCGCAGTGGGCGGCCGAACGCACGCTGCGCCAGCTCGATCGCGACCTCGCGGCCGCGGCCGGCTCGCTCCAGGGGCGCGCGCCGTCGCTGGGCCCCGACGGGCTCGCCGGCGCCGAGACCCTGCGCGGGCTCCGGCGCGAGCTGGGGGCCGACGTCACCTCCATCTCGGACGGGCGGGTGGTGCAGAGCACCCTCCCGCCCCAGGAGGCGGCGATGGTGGCGAGCGCCGGGCGCGACGCAGGGGGCCGGCCGGCCTCGGCGGGGACGCTCGCGCCGCAGCGGCCGATCTTCGACCTGCCGTTCCCGGTGCCCCCGCTGCCGCTCCTCCTGGTGCAGGCGCCCGCGCACCGCGTGCTCACCGTCCCGTCGCCCGCCGGCGCCGGTCTCGTGGCGCTCTCGGTCTCGACCGCCGCCGCGCTCGGGCCGGTGCTGAGCGGCCAGTGGCTCGGGCTCGCCACCCTGCTCCTCCTCTCCCTGGCCGGCCTCGTCCTCGTCCTCGCCGTGACCGACGAGCAGCGGACGGTGCTGCCGCGCGAGCTGGTGGCCGCCGCCGACCGGGTGGCGCGGGGCGACTTCAGCGCGCGCGCGCCGATCATGGCCGGGCGCCTCGGCACGGTCGCGGCAGCGCTCAACCGCGCCGCCGAGGCGGCGACGGCCGCGGCGGCGCCGCACCCGCCCGCCGCCACCGGCGCCGCGCCGCTCTCGCCCGACCAGCTCGCCGAGCTGCCGGCGCCTCGCCCCCGGCGCGCCCCCGCCCCGCCGCCCCCCACCGCGCCCGAGCCGGAGCCGCTGGCCGCGCTCGACGAGCCCGCCCCGGAGGCCCCGGCCGCCGCCGGGGGCTGGCCCGCGCGCGCCGCCGAGCCCGCGCCGGCCGAGCTGTCGGAGCTCTCGGCGCCGGAGCCGGCGCCGCTGGCCGCCCCGGACCCGCCTCGCGAGGAGGAGGACGCGACCGCGCGCGACTTCTTCGCCGCGCCGGCCGGGGCGTCATCGCTCTTCGACGCCGCGCCGCCCGAGGCGCCGGCCCCGGTCGCTCCCGCGCCGGCCGCCCCGGCGCCGGTCGAGCCCCCCGCCCGCACGCAGGCGTGGGTCGCCGGCGACGAGGACGAGGAGCACTGGAAGGCCACCTACCAGGACTTCCAGCGCGTCCGGGCGGAGTGCGGCGAGGCGCGCGACGGCGTCGGGTACGAGCGGTTCCGGGAGAAGCTGCAGAAGAACCGCGACCAGCTCGTCGAGCGCTACGGCTGCCGCACCGTGCGGTTCCAGGTCTACGTGAAGGAAGGCAAGGCCGCGCTCAAGGCGTCGCCGGTGCGGTAG
- a CDS encoding OmpA family protein gives MNRIFLLSLCMTALVAAGCPSKPQNGECKSSDDCKDQQGYGKVCVQGRCQECGADTDCQAGFVCKENKCAPRPECSQDADCGAGKACQAGRCIAAAPKAECDSDAQCGANQSCQAGKCVAKAAPSGAEAAAACTGEAHAVHFAFNKADLDADARGTLDTMAACLKAAGNVALSVEGHCDERGTTEYNLHLGERRAESVRKYLVNLGVDAKSVKAVSYGKERPVCSEATEDCYAKNRRGVVTPGGANRS, from the coding sequence ATGAATCGCATCTTCCTGCTTTCGCTTTGCATGACCGCGCTCGTCGCGGCGGGCTGTCCCTCGAAGCCCCAGAACGGTGAGTGCAAGTCGAGCGACGACTGCAAGGACCAGCAGGGCTACGGCAAGGTGTGCGTGCAGGGCCGCTGCCAGGAGTGCGGCGCCGACACGGACTGCCAGGCCGGGTTCGTCTGCAAGGAGAACAAGTGCGCCCCGCGCCCCGAGTGCTCCCAGGACGCCGACTGCGGCGCCGGCAAGGCTTGCCAGGCGGGCCGCTGCATCGCCGCCGCCCCGAAGGCGGAGTGTGACAGCGACGCGCAGTGCGGCGCGAACCAGAGCTGCCAGGCCGGCAAGTGCGTCGCCAAGGCGGCGCCCTCGGGCGCCGAGGCGGCCGCCGCGTGCACCGGCGAGGCGCACGCGGTCCACTTCGCTTTCAACAAGGCCGATCTCGACGCCGACGCGCGCGGCACGCTCGACACCATGGCGGCGTGCCTGAAGGCGGCCGGCAACGTCGCGCTCTCGGTCGAGGGTCACTGCGACGAGCGCGGCACGACCGAGTACAACCTCCACCTCGGCGAGCGCCGGGCCGAGTCGGTCCGGAAGTACCTCGTGAACCTGGGCGTCGACGCCAAGTCCGTGAAGGCGGTCAGCTACGGCAAGGAGCGCCCGGTGTGCAGCGAGGCCACCGAGGACTGCTACGCGAAGAACCGCCGCGGCGTCGTGACGCCGGGTGGGGCCAACCGCTCGTGA
- a CDS encoding PAS domain-containing protein: MSQVNQGAAAVEAGECWRIVSELCGAAVLTVDAELRVLDANVLAADLLGPAAEALAGRALDDLFPPAVRARQRATLDRVLGHGGGPRARWMGELEVVGRSGPLRVEVALQEHAAAPRRFTAVLRPLAGRVVADDALALAARSLSALTGDSFFRALVADLAAALRAEYVLAAELLPGGRRLRTLAFHADGALSGPIECDIAGSPCENLVAGSSAGWAAAVQQLFPRDPLLAELDARACVGTPLLDSAGTRIGLLAAFYRAEQPELGQARALLEIFAARAGAELERQQAERALRAREERLELALWGTDLGLWDWRIQEDTILYDAQYEAMLGYAPGDAPRSMHEWEISIHPDDRAEATRRIHAHLEGRSPHYESTHRLRTADGGWKWIFDRGKVVGRDDDGKPLRMVGTHRDVSDHRLLEEQLQQSQKMDAIGRLAGGVAHDFNNLLTSILSAAEFAAEGVPEGSPAREDLGVVREAAMRASQLTRQLLAFARKQVVAPRAVSLNALLLETERMLRRMVGEDIEIACRVSADVWPVKVDPSQLQQVLVNLAVNARAAMPRGGRLTFETRNVRIAPDAAEAREVSPGEWVLLSVSDTGSGMSGETLARIFEPFFTTKEAGRGTGLGLATVYGTVKQSGGHISVASELGRGTRFDILLPRAEGAPVAEPERPAGTTRGGGETVLLVEDDGLVLEVNARALSALGYHVLPCRSGAEALERTRAHPAHIDLLVSDVVMPRMSGPALARALEALRPGLRTLFVSGYAEELTAAAPTTAAFLPKPFTPRALAVKVREVLETPAARPKDTLAG; encoded by the coding sequence TTGAGCCAGGTCAATCAGGGCGCCGCCGCCGTGGAGGCCGGCGAGTGCTGGAGGATCGTGAGCGAGCTGTGCGGCGCCGCCGTCCTGACGGTCGACGCCGAGCTGCGCGTCCTCGACGCGAACGTCCTCGCCGCCGACCTGCTCGGCCCGGCGGCGGAGGCGCTCGCCGGCCGCGCCCTCGACGACCTCTTCCCTCCGGCGGTGCGAGCGCGGCAGCGCGCCACCCTCGACCGCGTGCTCGGCCACGGCGGCGGCCCGCGCGCCCGGTGGATGGGCGAGCTCGAGGTGGTGGGCCGGAGCGGCCCGCTGCGCGTCGAGGTCGCCCTCCAGGAGCACGCCGCGGCCCCGCGCCGCTTCACCGCGGTGCTGCGCCCGCTGGCGGGCCGGGTGGTGGCGGACGACGCCCTGGCGCTCGCGGCGCGCTCGCTCTCCGCGCTCACCGGCGACAGCTTCTTCCGCGCGCTGGTCGCCGATCTGGCCGCCGCGCTCCGCGCCGAGTACGTGCTCGCCGCCGAGCTGCTGCCCGGCGGCCGCCGGCTGCGGACGCTCGCCTTCCACGCCGACGGCGCGCTGTCCGGCCCCATCGAGTGCGACATCGCGGGCTCGCCTTGCGAGAACCTGGTGGCGGGGAGCAGCGCCGGGTGGGCGGCCGCCGTGCAGCAGCTCTTCCCGCGCGATCCGCTCCTGGCGGAGCTCGACGCCCGCGCCTGCGTCGGCACCCCGCTGCTCGACAGCGCCGGCACCCGCATCGGCCTCCTGGCCGCGTTCTACCGCGCGGAGCAGCCGGAGCTGGGGCAGGCCCGGGCGCTGCTCGAGATCTTCGCCGCCCGCGCCGGGGCCGAGCTGGAGCGGCAGCAGGCGGAGCGTGCGCTGCGCGCGCGCGAGGAGCGGCTCGAGCTGGCGCTGTGGGGCACCGATCTCGGGCTGTGGGACTGGCGCATCCAGGAGGACACCATCCTCTACGACGCCCAGTACGAGGCGATGCTGGGGTACGCCCCCGGCGACGCGCCGCGGTCGATGCACGAGTGGGAGATCTCGATCCACCCGGACGACCGCGCCGAGGCGACGCGGCGCATCCACGCTCACCTCGAGGGGCGCAGCCCGCACTACGAGAGCACGCACCGGCTCCGCACCGCCGACGGCGGCTGGAAGTGGATCTTCGACCGCGGCAAGGTGGTGGGGCGCGACGACGACGGCAAGCCGCTGCGCATGGTGGGGACTCACCGCGACGTCTCCGACCACCGCCTGCTCGAGGAGCAGCTGCAGCAGTCGCAGAAGATGGACGCCATCGGGCGCCTGGCCGGCGGGGTGGCCCACGACTTCAACAACCTGCTCACCTCCATCCTCTCGGCGGCCGAGTTCGCGGCCGAGGGCGTGCCGGAGGGGTCGCCCGCCCGCGAGGACCTGGGGGTGGTGCGCGAGGCGGCGATGCGCGCCTCGCAGCTCACGCGCCAGCTGCTCGCCTTCGCGCGGAAGCAGGTGGTGGCGCCGCGGGCGGTGTCGCTCAACGCGCTCCTGCTCGAGACCGAGCGGATGCTGCGGCGGATGGTCGGCGAGGACATCGAGATCGCGTGCCGGGTCTCGGCCGACGTCTGGCCGGTCAAGGTCGACCCCTCCCAGCTGCAGCAGGTGCTGGTGAACCTGGCCGTGAACGCCCGCGCCGCCATGCCCCGCGGCGGGCGCCTCACCTTCGAGACGCGCAACGTCCGGATCGCGCCGGACGCGGCCGAGGCGCGCGAGGTCTCCCCGGGCGAGTGGGTGCTGCTGTCGGTGAGCGACACCGGCAGCGGGATGAGCGGCGAGACGCTGGCGCGCATCTTCGAGCCCTTCTTCACCACCAAGGAGGCGGGCCGCGGCACCGGGCTGGGGCTCGCCACCGTGTACGGCACCGTGAAGCAGTCGGGCGGGCACATCTCGGTCGCGAGCGAGCTCGGGCGCGGCACGCGCTTCGACATCCTGCTGCCGCGCGCCGAGGGGGCGCCGGTGGCGGAGCCGGAGCGGCCGGCCGGCACGACCCGCGGCGGCGGCGAGACGGTGCTCCTGGTCGAGGACGACGGCCTGGTGCTGGAGGTGAACGCGCGCGCCCTGTCCGCCCTCGGCTACCACGTGCTCCCCTGCCGGAGCGGCGCCGAGGCGCTGGAGCGCACCCGCGCGCACCCCGCGCACATCGACCTGCTCGTGAGCGACGTGGTGATGCCGCGCATGAGCGGCCCGGCCCTGGCGCGCGCCCTCGAGGCGCTGCGCCCCGGCCTGCGCACGCTCTTCGTGTCCGGCTACGCGGAGGAGCTCACCGCCGCGGCCCCGACCACGGCGGCGTTCCTGCCGAAGCCGTTCACGCCGCGCGCGCTGGCGGTCAAGGTGCGCGAGGTCCTGGAGACGCCGGCCGCCCGGCCGAAGGACACGCTGGCCGGGTGA
- a CDS encoding penicillin-binding protein 1A, with protein sequence METPVQHVSAVTPLALPSPLARVRGALGRHRRPLAALAIALLGLGGGGFLWGATHGLPAFDTLKDYQPLLATRVYGVDGSEVFEFARERRTVVPFEQIPDVVKKAVLASEDAKFYEHGGVNYLAIARCAVKGVFRGHFGCGGSTITQQVVKTFLLQSEWRPKRKLKELVLAPRLERNLSKDEILFLYLNQIYFGHRRYGVEEASRFYFGKGVRQLTVGEAAMIAGVVQSPERLSPVKHPQAAKERQKYVLRRMAEEGFISRQVAEAEMARPIAVARRDEDPPGAWYADAVRRYLDEAYGADRVETDGLVVDVAMDPQQQRAAEEAMEAQLRAVDKRQGWRGAVAHLEPGQVTGAMPLWRERLKAAQPRAGEVLVWDLGRVSPDDVEPGAENHGDVRRMMRVKPLLPEHLYDGLVTQVTDRSAQVDLGDARGTLTLADVGWARKYNPASATASPRRMKDVVKPGDVVLVRALGGKVSPAELARAGKPIPLALEQVPKVQGALVAVDVPSRGIRALVGGYDYALSQFNRALQAKRQPGSAFKPFVWGAAVESRRYTPATLVYDTPDLYRDPWTGKEWKPQNFERDAYDGPLLLKQALAHSKNTVSAKLVDALGVDAVIQFAHRSGVEQELPRTLSLALGVGEVTPLELVNAYATIAARGFAARPVLVLRVRDRKGQVLEEHRPLAAPEAYAPAPAVVQAAATGTAPAAPIPSADPNGAPAAVSPAAPAPARALPETGLEPEVAFVLASMMRDVIDYGTGQAARALGRPLAGKTGTAQDHRDAWFVGFSPELAAGVWVGFDSHEPLGAHETGAGAALPAWVSFMREALSRRPPADFQAPAGVELARVDPKTGLLADPAAADAVLVPFVSGTAPQHSAAEPPPGSAPQNFFMDDH encoded by the coding sequence TTGGAAACGCCTGTCCAGCACGTCTCGGCCGTGACCCCGCTCGCCCTCCCCTCTCCCCTCGCGCGCGTCCGCGGCGCGCTCGGCCGCCACCGGCGACCGCTCGCCGCCCTCGCGATCGCCCTGCTCGGCCTGGGCGGCGGGGGGTTCCTGTGGGGGGCCACCCACGGGCTCCCGGCCTTCGACACGCTCAAGGACTACCAGCCGCTGCTCGCCACCCGCGTCTACGGGGTGGACGGCAGCGAGGTCTTCGAGTTCGCGCGCGAGCGGCGGACGGTGGTGCCGTTCGAGCAGATCCCGGACGTGGTCAAGAAGGCGGTGCTCGCCTCGGAGGACGCCAAGTTCTACGAGCACGGCGGCGTCAACTACCTCGCCATCGCCCGCTGCGCGGTGAAGGGGGTGTTCCGCGGGCACTTCGGCTGCGGCGGCTCGACCATCACGCAGCAGGTGGTGAAGACGTTCCTGCTCCAGAGCGAGTGGCGCCCGAAGCGCAAGCTCAAGGAGCTCGTGCTCGCCCCGCGGCTGGAGCGGAACCTCTCCAAGGACGAGATCCTCTTCCTGTACCTCAACCAGATCTACTTCGGGCACCGGCGCTACGGCGTCGAGGAGGCCTCCCGCTTCTACTTCGGCAAGGGCGTGCGCCAGCTCACGGTGGGTGAGGCGGCCATGATCGCGGGCGTGGTGCAGTCCCCCGAGCGGCTCTCGCCGGTGAAGCACCCGCAGGCGGCCAAGGAGCGCCAGAAGTACGTGCTGCGCCGCATGGCGGAGGAGGGCTTCATCTCGCGCCAGGTGGCCGAGGCGGAGATGGCGAGGCCCATCGCCGTCGCCCGGCGCGACGAGGACCCGCCGGGCGCCTGGTACGCGGACGCGGTCCGGCGCTACCTGGACGAGGCGTACGGGGCGGATCGCGTCGAGACCGACGGGCTGGTGGTGGACGTGGCGATGGACCCGCAGCAGCAGCGGGCGGCCGAGGAGGCGATGGAGGCGCAGCTCCGCGCGGTGGACAAGCGCCAGGGCTGGCGCGGGGCGGTGGCCCACCTCGAGCCGGGCCAGGTGACGGGCGCCATGCCGCTCTGGCGGGAGCGGCTCAAGGCGGCGCAGCCGCGCGCGGGCGAGGTGCTGGTCTGGGACCTGGGCCGCGTCTCCCCCGACGACGTCGAGCCCGGCGCCGAGAACCACGGCGACGTGCGCCGCATGATGCGCGTGAAGCCGCTCCTGCCCGAGCACCTCTACGACGGGCTCGTCACGCAGGTGACCGACCGCTCGGCGCAGGTGGACCTCGGCGACGCCCGCGGCACGCTGACGCTCGCCGACGTCGGGTGGGCGCGCAAGTACAACCCGGCCTCCGCCACCGCCTCCCCGCGCCGCATGAAGGACGTCGTGAAGCCGGGCGACGTCGTGCTGGTGCGCGCGCTGGGCGGGAAGGTGAGCCCGGCCGAGCTGGCCCGCGCCGGCAAGCCCATCCCGCTCGCGCTGGAGCAGGTCCCCAAGGTGCAGGGCGCGCTGGTCGCGGTGGACGTGCCGAGCCGCGGCATCCGCGCGCTGGTGGGCGGCTACGACTACGCGCTCTCGCAGTTCAACCGCGCGCTGCAGGCGAAGCGCCAGCCGGGCTCGGCCTTCAAGCCGTTCGTGTGGGGCGCCGCGGTCGAGTCGCGCCGCTACACCCCGGCGACGCTGGTCTACGACACGCCCGACCTCTACCGCGACCCGTGGACCGGCAAGGAGTGGAAGCCGCAGAACTTCGAGCGCGACGCCTACGACGGGCCGCTGCTCCTCAAGCAGGCGCTGGCGCACTCGAAGAACACCGTCTCCGCCAAGCTGGTCGACGCGCTGGGGGTCGACGCCGTCATCCAGTTCGCGCACCGCAGCGGGGTGGAGCAGGAGCTGCCGCGCACCCTCTCGCTCGCGCTGGGCGTGGGCGAGGTCACCCCGCTCGAGCTCGTGAACGCGTACGCCACCATCGCCGCGCGGGGGTTCGCCGCCCGGCCGGTGCTCGTGCTGCGCGTGCGCGATCGCAAGGGGCAGGTGCTCGAGGAGCACCGCCCGCTGGCCGCGCCGGAGGCCTACGCTCCGGCGCCGGCCGTCGTCCAGGCGGCGGCGACCGGGACCGCCCCGGCGGCGCCCATCCCGAGCGCGGATCCGAACGGCGCCCCCGCGGCCGTCTCCCCGGCGGCCCCGGCCCCGGCGCGGGCGCTCCCGGAGACCGGGCTCGAGCCGGAGGTCGCCTTCGTGCTCGCCTCGATGATGCGCGACGTGATCGACTACGGCACCGGCCAGGCCGCGCGGGCGCTGGGCCGCCCGCTGGCGGGGAAGACCGGCACCGCGCAGGACCACCGCGACGCGTGGTTCGTGGGCTTCTCTCCCGAGCTCGCGGCGGGCGTCTGGGTGGGCTTCGACTCGCACGAGCCGCTCGGGGCCCACGAGACGGGCGCGGGCGCCGCCCTGCCGGCGTGGGTGAGCTTCATGCGCGAGGCGCTGTCGCGCCGGCCGCCGGCGGACTTCCAGGCGCCGGCGGGCGTGGAGCTGGCGCGCGTCGACCCGAAGACGGGTCTGCTCGCCGACCCCGCCGCGGCCGACGCCGTGCTGGTGCCCTTCGTGAGCGGCACCGCGCCGCAGCACAGCGCGGCCGAGCCGCCGCCGGGCTCGGCGCCGCAGAACTTCTTCATGGACGATCACTGA
- a CDS encoding GFA family protein gives MSETTTYSGGCHCGAVRYRVKMKLERVAACNCSICSKTGTLLAFAPAADFELLGGQEALSDYQFGKRKIHHLFCSRCGIRSFARGAQPDGTPMVAVNVRCLEGVDVASIPVRPFDGKSLPVD, from the coding sequence ATGAGCGAGACCACGACGTACAGCGGGGGCTGCCACTGCGGCGCGGTGCGCTACCGCGTGAAGATGAAGCTGGAGCGGGTGGCGGCGTGCAACTGCTCCATCTGCTCCAAGACCGGCACGCTGCTCGCCTTCGCCCCGGCCGCGGACTTCGAGCTCCTCGGCGGTCAGGAGGCGCTCTCGGATTACCAGTTCGGCAAGCGCAAGATCCACCACCTCTTCTGCAGCCGCTGCGGCATCCGATCCTTCGCGCGCGGCGCGCAGCCGGACGGCACGCCGATGGTGGCGGTCAACGTGCGCTGCCTCGAGGGCGTCGACGTGGCCTCGATCCCGGTGAGGCCTTTCGACGGGAAGAGCCTCCCCGTCGACTGA